Proteins found in one Micromonospora sp. WMMD1082 genomic segment:
- a CDS encoding geranylgeranyl reductase family protein, whose protein sequence is MTAVENDADVIVVGAGPGGSATAYHLARHGVRVLLLEKTEFPREKVCGDGLTPRAVRQLIRMGVDTSPEAGWLHNRGLRVIGGGVRLELDWPDLASFPNYGLVRTRLDFDDLLAQRAVAAGAKLRTSVNVIGPVLDGDGRVIGVQAEDGPDAAPATFHAPLVVAADGVSGRFPLALGLAKREDRPIGVAVRRYYRSEARHDDDYLESWLELRAKGTNELLPGYGWIFGLGDGRVNVGLGILNSSSAFGKTNYRRLLTDWLANTPPEWGMTDETNAEGSILGAALPMGFNRVPHYTRGVMLVGDSGGMVNPFNGEGIAYAMESGELAAEVAVQALARPAGIERERALMAYPQELKTRFGGYYRLGGIFVKLIGRPEVMRVATKHGMPHPTLMRFVLKLLANLTDPRGGDAMDRVINAMTRVAPAV, encoded by the coding sequence ATGACCGCGGTGGAGAACGACGCCGACGTGATCGTCGTGGGCGCCGGTCCCGGTGGCTCGGCGACCGCGTACCACCTGGCCCGGCACGGCGTACGCGTGCTGCTGCTGGAGAAGACCGAGTTTCCCCGGGAGAAGGTCTGCGGTGACGGGCTGACCCCGCGCGCGGTCCGGCAGCTGATCCGCATGGGTGTGGACACCTCGCCCGAGGCGGGCTGGCTGCACAACCGGGGCCTGCGGGTGATCGGCGGCGGCGTCCGGCTCGAACTGGACTGGCCGGATCTGGCCAGCTTCCCGAACTACGGGCTGGTGCGCACCCGGCTCGACTTCGACGACCTGCTCGCCCAGCGGGCCGTGGCCGCCGGCGCCAAGCTGCGCACCAGCGTCAATGTCATCGGGCCGGTGCTCGACGGCGACGGCCGGGTGATCGGGGTGCAGGCCGAGGACGGCCCGGACGCCGCACCCGCCACCTTCCACGCACCGCTGGTGGTCGCCGCAGACGGCGTCTCGGGCCGCTTCCCGCTCGCCCTGGGGCTGGCCAAGCGGGAGGACCGCCCGATCGGCGTGGCCGTGCGGCGCTACTACCGTTCCGAGGCCCGGCATGACGACGACTACCTGGAGTCCTGGCTGGAGTTGCGGGCCAAGGGCACCAACGAGCTGCTGCCCGGGTACGGCTGGATCTTCGGCCTCGGTGACGGCCGGGTCAACGTCGGGCTCGGCATCCTCAACTCGTCCTCGGCCTTCGGCAAGACCAACTACCGGCGGCTGCTCACCGACTGGCTGGCCAACACGCCGCCGGAGTGGGGCATGACCGACGAGACGAACGCCGAGGGGTCGATCCTGGGTGCGGCGCTGCCGATGGGCTTCAACCGGGTGCCGCACTACACCCGGGGGGTCATGCTGGTCGGCGACTCCGGCGGCATGGTCAACCCGTTCAACGGCGAGGGCATCGCGTACGCGATGGAGTCCGGCGAACTGGCCGCGGAGGTCGCGGTCCAGGCGCTGGCCCGGCCGGCCGGGATCGAGCGGGAGCGGGCGCTGATGGCGTACCCGCAGGAGCTGAAGACCCGGTTCGGTGGCTACTACCGGCTGGGCGGGATCTTCGTGAAGCTGATCGGCCGGCCGGAGGTCATGCGCGTGGCGACCAAGCACGGCATGCCCCACCCGACGCTGATGCGCTTCGTGCTCAAGCTACTGGCCAACCTCACCGATCCGCGCGGCGGTGACGCGATGGACCGGGTGATCAATGCGATGACCCGGGTAGCGCCCGCCGTGTAG
- a CDS encoding NADH-quinone oxidoreductase subunit A, producing the protein MSLSPYVPIIGLFALAAGFALFSIAAARFAGPRRYNKAKLEAYECGIEPSPQPIGGSRFPVKFYLTAMLFIVFDVEMIFLYPWAVSFDILPVFGFVAMLVFIGAVFVAYAYEWRRGGLDWD; encoded by the coding sequence ATGTCGCTCTCGCCGTACGTACCCATCATCGGGCTGTTCGCCCTCGCCGCGGGTTTCGCGCTGTTCTCGATAGCCGCCGCCCGGTTCGCCGGACCTCGCCGCTACAACAAGGCCAAGCTCGAAGCCTACGAGTGTGGGATCGAGCCTAGCCCGCAACCGATCGGCGGAAGCCGGTTCCCGGTCAAGTTCTACCTGACGGCGATGCTATTCATCGTCTTCGACGTGGAAATGATCTTCCTTTACCCGTGGGCGGTCTCCTTCGACATCCTGCCGGTCTTCGGGTTCGTGGCCATGTTGGTGTTCATCGGTGCCGTCTTCGTCGCGTACGCCTACGAATGGCGACGCGGCGGCCTGGACTGGGACTGA
- a CDS encoding NADH-quinone oxidoreductase subunit B encodes MGIEEKLPAGVLLTSVEKLVNWSRKSSVWGATFGLACCAIEMMAAGGPHYDMGRWGMEVFRASPRQADLMIVAGRVSQKMAPVLRQIYDQMAEPRWVLSMGVCASSGGMFNNYAIVQGVDHVVPVDMYLPGCPPRPEMLIDAILKLREKIGHEPLGPNGRKMQAAREARGDVPVVPYGSMPSSYRSDKARRAEWTKAVREGREEQLRIENWMKAQNHLHPYGGIK; translated from the coding sequence ATGGGTATCGAGGAGAAACTTCCCGCCGGCGTCCTGCTCACCTCGGTGGAGAAGCTGGTCAACTGGTCGCGCAAGTCGTCGGTCTGGGGCGCCACCTTCGGCCTGGCCTGCTGCGCGATCGAGATGATGGCCGCCGGTGGTCCGCACTACGACATGGGTCGCTGGGGCATGGAAGTCTTCCGGGCCTCGCCCCGGCAGGCCGACCTGATGATCGTGGCCGGCCGGGTGAGTCAGAAGATGGCCCCGGTGCTGCGCCAGATCTACGACCAGATGGCCGAGCCCCGCTGGGTGCTCTCCATGGGCGTCTGCGCCAGCAGCGGCGGCATGTTCAACAACTACGCCATCGTGCAGGGCGTCGACCACGTCGTGCCGGTCGACATGTACCTCCCGGGCTGCCCGCCCCGGCCGGAGATGCTCATCGACGCGATCCTCAAGCTCCGCGAGAAGATCGGCCACGAGCCGCTCGGCCCGAACGGCCGCAAGATGCAGGCGGCCCGCGAGGCGCGCGGTGACGTGCCGGTGGTGCCGTACGGCTCGATGCCGTCGTCGTACCGCAGCGACAAGGCCCGGCGGGCCGAGTGGACGAAGGCCGTCCGCGAGGGCCGCGAGGAGCAGCTGCGGATCGAGAACTGGATGAAGGCCCAGAACCACCTCCACCCGTACGGGGGGATCAAGTGA